The DNA window AAATTTATATTCACAATTGGTTTAGAAATTCTAATTGCCAGTCATTTCTTTTCCTCGAACCGGCAGGAGAACTGCCAGTTattagaaggaaaaaaaaaaggcccAACTGGGCCGTTTCACACTCTAATGGCCAGTCATGATTTTGGCAGTTTGTTCTTAAAGACATCTTTTGAACAAATAGTTTACTACTTTAGTTTGTTATATTACATCATTTGCTGTAGTGCAGTATAGAGAAAATGGGAGTAAAAGTAGATGCATCCAGAGAGCATGCAATTTAAATTAGTTACCCTGATTGGCTGATTGTCCATATTTTAATTTGAGTCTGCTTGATATGTGTTTTTCCCTCTCTACTGCTGGCACCACGATGTTCCTGCCTTGATTTGGAATCTTTTTGTTTCTTCAGTGTTGGGGAATTGGACAAATTATACAATATAGCAGCAAATGGTTCAGAAGAAGAAAAAACAGCTGCTGCCAAGATTCTTTGCGGCGCATCACTTGTCCGTGGCTGGAACATTCAGGTACTTTGATTTACACTTGTACACCATATCATGCGAAGAGCTCGCATACTGTTCGCATTGCCATGCCAAATAAATTTTTGTAACTGCCTGAAATATTTGTCTCTTCTGTAACAAAGTTCATTACTCCTAAGGCGTACTTTGTTTTGTTAGTACAAAGCTTTGACTGACAATGACTCTATTAATATTTCATTTATGAGATACAAAATTATAATTATACCATGTATTTTTTTAATACGAATCTAATGACATCAATTTTGCATCACAAAAATTATGTATCAATGGAGTAATTGTATGTCAAAGGCTTGTACTAATGAAAGAAAATAAGCCTTGTAATTTCAAACAGAGGGAGTATTTTTTTAGGTGAATCAATCAGACAATGCAGTAGTGCATTTGACTTCTACATACTCATAAAAGGGCGCTTGCAATATTTACTTTGTACTGTTTTTAGATGGGACTTAGGGAAAGTCGAATCTTGGGCTGATAGCGTAGGTGAAAGTTTACCTTCACCATTATCTGTTAATCAATGCACATGAGAATAGTCCCAAAAATCTTTAGAAGTGTAGGGGTGTAGGACATGTTAGCATATGGTCGCTTGCAAAATTTTGGAGACACAACTAGTTAGGTAAGCCTATAGGGAAACATACAAGCACACATATTACAAAATCTCTGCAAACGAATTCTTCTACTGCACAACTTTTTACCATGTTCTATGCCATTTTTTCCATTTGTGGTTATGCTGCATAGTCTTGTTGCTCAGATTTTTCCCAGGAACTTTTCTGTTTCTATAAGTATTCTTTAAATTTTACATATCCTGTCAGGAACATGTGGTTGGTATGGTGGTCAAGCTATTATCAGCTTCTTTGCCCTCAGATTCCTCAACCTCAACACCTGGGAGCATGAACCACTACCTTGCTCAGATGTCTACATTAAATGAAATCTTACTCGGTGTTTCTTATGGTGATGCCATCCATATTCTTTCGTTGTATGGAATGGTAAGGAAAAATGCACTATAACTTGCTTGTGCTTTTTATTTGTCTGTGCAATCTGTTATAGGGTTATTAAACTACGCAAATGTTTTTGCTTATTTCTATTCAGAACAGATCCTCACCGCTAGACACATGCTTCGTTTTTCTTTCTGGAAAAAAAGGCTTcttattttttttttcatttccaTCAAGGACATCATTAATCAGAATGCCAATAGATTTGTATCCCTATACAATTACTCTCTGTACAGCAACAGTTTAAAGTACCTCTACTGTAGTTTTGCATGCCCTTGTTAGCCTATCATGTTGATTAGTATTAGTTGTTGGCACTGTATTTGGTCATAACAGCTAATCAGCTATCCCTTGCTTCACTAACATTTGATGACGGCCCTAGGCTCATCAATCAATATAGGTGTGTAGTTTTGTGTGCCTTTGGAACTATTTAGGTATCTTTTTAGAACTATCCTGCATGAAGTACTAGTGGTTGGCCTTGCTGCGGAAAATGAAGTACTAGAGGTTGGCCCTGCTGTGGAAAATGAAGTACTAGTGCTATGTGTGTTCTAATATCACCATGTTACGAATGCAAGCATTTCATGAAATAGGCACAAGATTATTACCATTTTTATGCCGTACAATTTATATTAATGCTACCTTCAGCTTTACGTATTTATTAACATGAATTCACTGTTTTCTATCCTGAATTTAAGAAAATCCTTATTTGATACAGGTCCCTGATGTTGCTGCAGCTTTGATGCCACTATGTGAAGCGTTTGGGTCAATAGCACCCCCACCTAACCACAAGTCCACCATCCTTGGTGAAACATCTGTTTATTCAGTCTTCTCTTGTGCATTTCTTTGTCTCCTTCGCTTGTGGAAGTTTTATAAGCCTCCTCAAGAGTACTGTCTTGCTGGTCGTGGAGGCTCAGTAAGACTGGAACTTACTCTGGACTATCTGTTGTTGATGCGCAATAACCGCATTGACTTCTCAAATTCATCTGCCCCTAGTAGGGATTCTTACAACGATATGGGCTCAGTCAACGAGGTCCCTGCTCAACCGGTTTATATTGATTCTTTTCCCAAGTTAAGGGCTTGGTATTTCCAGAACCAAGCTTGCATAGCATCTACCCTTTCTGGTCTTTGCAACAAAAACCCCGTCCATCAAGTTGCAAACAAAATTTTGAGTATGATTTGCCGAAAAATGAATAAAGGTGGGGTATCATCTGGTAATCTTTCATCCACTTCTAGTAGTAGTGTCAGTGGTTCCTCTGTAAATGCATCAGATGATTCTTTCCAAAGGCCTGCAGTTCCTGCATGGGAATTTTTAGAAGCTGTTCCTTTTGTCCTTGAAGCTGTTCTTACAGCATGTGCTCATGAGAGACTTTCCAGCCGAGACTTGACTACAAGTGAGTAATATTTGTTTTTTCCATCTTAATGCATTACAATGACCCCCATACCTTATGGGGGTAGTTTCTTAATCTCATTTTATGTTTGCTAATAATGTGCCACCATACTGCAGGCCTAAGGGATCTAGTGGACTTTTTGCCTGCTTCTCTTGCTGCGATTGTTAGCTACTTCTCAGCAGAAATTACACGAGGAATCTGGAAAACTGTCCCAATGAATGGAATTGAATGGCCTAGCCCTGGTGCTTCTCTTCATTCCATTGAAGCTGAAATAAAGGAAATTCTTGCATCTGCTGGTGTTCAGATTCACAGCTGCTATCCACGTATGATCTGCATTCGATTCTTGCACATCAACTTAATCAACTTAATTGCCTTAGCTCATAAGTATTGTGACATTTTAATATCTTTGTTCCACTTGTGTTGTCATGTAAAGTGTAAACTATATCCTTTCAGGTGGTGTGCCGCCAATGCTTCCTTTACCGATGGCTGTGCTTGTCAGCTTGACAATTACATTTAAGCTAGATAGGAGTTTGGAGTACATTCAAGGAGTCATTGGACAAGCATTAGAGAACTGTGCAGGGGGGAGTTCCTGGCCGAGCATGCCCATTATTGGGGCATTATGGACACAGAAAGTGCGAAGATGGCATGACTTCATCGTCCTCTCTTGTTTGCGTTCTCCATTTGGCAGAGACAAAGATGCAGTTGCGCAACTTGTCCAAAGTTGCTTTTCGTCCTTTCTGCAGTCATCATCCAGTGGTTCTGACATAACTGCAAATCGTGGAGTCGGGGCTTTACTTGGGGACTCGATCACGAATCAAGGTCTTAGGCTCCCGATGGCACCTGGTTTCATCTACCTGAGAACATGTCAAACATTCCACGACActtactttgtcagtgaagtgaTCCTCAAGCAAGTGATTGAGTGGTCCCACAAACTTGCAAATGGATGGTCTTTTAACGGGCCTCCGCAGTTGAAGTCAGGGCGGACATCATTATCTTGTGCAGCCTCCATGGCTCACCAGGTCGCGATGCTTGGTGGGGGGCTCCTATGCATTGCAGGTGGACCACTTGTGGTCCAGGTGTTGTATGAGGAAACATTGCCAACACTGCTGCTATCAGCCAGAGAACAGAGTTTGAAAGACCCTGGGCCAGTTTCTAGCACACTCCAAGGTTATGCCATGGCCAACATGCTTTTCTTCTGTGGCAGCCTGCTTTGGGGTGCGGATAGGACTTCTCCTGTCATGAAATTGTCTTTCCTCTCAAGGAGGCCACGAGTGGTGGGAACACACATGGATTTCATAGCTGGTGTATTGGATGGACACATTCTCCTGGGCTGCGACCCGGGTACCTGGAAAGCATATGTGTCACGCTTTGTGTTCCTGGTGGTGAAGTTTGTTCCATCATGGTTGCGTGACATAAAACTGGACACGCTAAAGAAGATAGCAGCTGGGCTTCGGAGTTGGCGTGAACATGACCTTGCTCTGTCTCTTCTTGAGCGAGGGGGACCGCAGGCAATCTCTGTTGTAGTCGAGACGATGTTGTGATCCTGCAGTTTGGACATTTTGCCCCCCCCACCTAGTAACAATGACATAGCCTTCGTTGCTGGAGTTGAGGGTTTGAGCCTTTTGAGGTTAGTGATATGAGGTTTAGTTCCAGAATTCCCATCAGGATGGCTGAACTTTTTTCATGTATGGCGAGCCCATCAGGGTTTACGGGAATCTCCAATAACGAAGAGCATGCAACCTACTAGGGACTGCATTAACTTAAGCCCTAACATGTAACATATGGGAAATTCTACTGAACATCTGTATTTTTTTTAGTTCTGCCCCCTCTCGAAGTCTAAAGCATCACTGGCAGTTGGGAGTGAAGTGCTGAAGTTGTTGCAATTTGCAAGTCATCGTGTTGCTTCTCTGTGTTGACATGGGACCACATAATAATGTGTACTTAAACCATCTAACACCTAAATTTGATGAAATTGATGCCGAGCTGACCCTGACTTACGAGTGTCTTTTCCCTTGAAATCTATGTCGATTTCATTCTTCACTACTGATCTTAAGTACGCATGCTCTGCACTATTGATCTTAAGTACGAATGAAAGCATCAGCTATATTGGTAATCATAGGCACGATGCTTAGTGCGAAACGGCGGCGGTGAAGGAACCCTGCTATCAAGGCCCAAATCCTAACGGGCTACACGGCCCACTAGGCTCCACTGCCTGGGGAGGATTTGGCGGGAACATCGACGGAACGCCGCCCTTTCCCCTTCCATCCCCCATCTCCCAATTCCCCCAAACAACCAAACCTTCGCGgcttcgccggccgccacgagCCCACCCTTCCAACTTCCAAGTTCCACTCCGTCCCCCTTCGCCTCCTCCTCGAGACGAAACCTCTCCGCTCCCATCCAGCCATCCCGGCGGAGGTCCCTGCCAGAATGGAGGCGGCGCTGAAGGCAAGC is part of the Panicum hallii strain FIL2 chromosome 2, PHallii_v3.1, whole genome shotgun sequence genome and encodes:
- the LOC112880313 gene encoding mediator of RNA polymerase II transcription subunit 33A-like, with translation MAAVKASEARGDPPLLRAVELARVVAGEGAGIPSADLAGILVSNLCFAHNSPSLWKLVGQAMASRLLCPLHVLALLTPRVLPQRRAQPEAYRLYLELMKCNVTSSSLFMVAGPNRDKITKSTADALQLSKIYGYCGTEFGHVVIMFVLAVVTKLIDSILEDCGFPSGMAEGQESVYAIEGPQPMDLDVKMVSTENQNEHREQLRRKNTVMTLDVLHMMVADRKIQSFLRLIFLNMPEKFSSLSQRLSSIEAHKVALETLLPSGHKINDLLTDIRRVCNANYQPNNKHIVDVLGNMRSGGSLLGQVTGAGRAACWIIFDIYVENAIDGKHLSGISAIEVLKEMTKTLQVLNEASWQETFKALWISALRLVQRAREPLEGPIPHLDARLCMLLALMPLSVAAILKEESDMFGAEGSKILPRRQGLISSLQDLIQYSGLLVPPSSVVNAANAAASKAAIFKANYNAGVVNSSMVAQTDSSTKAVGNMLHLIIEACISRNLIDTSAYLWPGYVVSSGPLKDTTLPQESPWLNFIKGAPLSGPFIDALVATPASSVGELDKLYNIAANGSEEEKTAAAKILCGASLVRGWNIQEHVVGMVVKLLSASLPSDSSTSTPGSMNHYLAQMSTLNEILLGVSYGDAIHILSLYGMVPDVAAALMPLCEAFGSIAPPPNHKSTILGETSVYSVFSCAFLCLLRLWKFYKPPQEYCLAGRGGSVRLELTLDYLLLMRNNRIDFSNSSAPSRDSYNDMGSVNEVPAQPVYIDSFPKLRAWYFQNQACIASTLSGLCNKNPVHQVANKILSMICRKMNKGGVSSGNLSSTSSSSVSGSSVNASDDSFQRPAVPAWEFLEAVPFVLEAVLTACAHERLSSRDLTTSLRDLVDFLPASLAAIVSYFSAEITRGIWKTVPMNGIEWPSPGASLHSIEAEIKEILASAGVQIHSCYPRGVPPMLPLPMAVLVSLTITFKLDRSLEYIQGVIGQALENCAGGSSWPSMPIIGALWTQKVRRWHDFIVLSCLRSPFGRDKDAVAQLVQSCFSSFLQSSSSGSDITANRGVGALLGDSITNQGLRLPMAPGFIYLRTCQTFHDTYFVSEVILKQVIEWSHKLANGWSFNGPPQLKSGRTSLSCAASMAHQVAMLGGGLLCIAGGPLVVQVLYEETLPTLLLSAREQSLKDPGPVSSTLQGYAMANMLFFCGSLLWGADRTSPVMKLSFLSRRPRVVGTHMDFIAGVLDGHILLGCDPGTWKAYVSRFVFLVVKFVPSWLRDIKLDTLKKIAAGLRSWREHDLALSLLERGGPQAISVVVETML